From Leishmania mexicana MHOM/GT/2001/U1103 complete genome, chromosome 9, a single genomic window includes:
- a CDS encoding putative cytochrome b5-like protein, protein MASNYIHLSEVEKHITENDLWFIKDLKVYDITKFVDQHPGGVDTLLSVAGKDGTSDFNAVGHSESAVEELARYYIGDVHPDDADKVKQASITAANNYFGIAVILALVAICSFFIFRP, encoded by the coding sequence ATGGCCTCTAACTACATTCACTTGAGTGAAGTGGAGAAGCACATCACGGAAAATGACCTGTGGTTCATCAAGGATTTAAAGGTGTATGACATCACAAAATTTGTGGATCAGCACCCGGGAGGCGTCGACACACTTCTCAGCGTAGCGGGCAAGGATGGCACGAGCGATTTCAACGCCGTGGGCCACTCAGAGAGCGCCGTGGAGGAGCTTGCGCGCTACTACATCGGTGACGTGCACCCAGACGATGCGGATAAGGTTAAGCAAGCCTCCATCACGGCAGCGAACAACTACTTCGGTATCGCGGTGATACTGGCGCTCGTTGCCATTTGCTCGTTCTTTATCTTTCGTCCTTGA